One genomic region from Phragmites australis chromosome 1, lpPhrAust1.1, whole genome shotgun sequence encodes:
- the LOC133928683 gene encoding probable glycerol-3-phosphate dehydrogenase [NAD(+)] 1, cytosolic, producing the protein MVGSVHMNGSVHGANGTEERLDQLRRLLGKSDSDLLKIVSIGAGAWGSVFAALLQDAYGHFREKVQIRIWRRPGRTVDRSVAEHLFEVINWREDVLRRLICRCAYLKYVEARLGDRTLYADEILKDGFCLNMIDTPLCPLKVVTNLQEAVWDADIVVNGLPSTETREVFEEISKYWKERISVPVIISLAKGIEASLNPIPRIITPTQMISSATGVPTENILYLGGPNIASEIYNKEYANARICGSDKWRKPLAKFLRQPHFIVWDNGDLVTHEVMGGLKNVYAIGAGMMAALTNESATSKSVYFAHCTSEMIFITHLLTEQPEKLAGPLLADTYVTLLKGRNAWYGQMLAKGELSPDMGDSIKGKGMIQGISAVGAFFELLSQPSLSVQHPEENKQVAPAELCPILKRLYRILIKRELPVRGILQALRDETMNDPRERIEMAQSHAFYRPSLLGKP; encoded by the exons ATGGTTGGGAGCGTGCACATGAATGGATCGGTGCACGGTGCTAATGGCACTGAGGAGCGGCTGGACCAGCTGCGCCGGCTGCTCGGCAAGTCGGACAGCGACTTGCTCAAGATCGTCAGCATTGGTGCCGGCGCGTGGGGCAGTGTCTTTGCTGCTCTCCTGCAGGACGCCTATGGTCatttccgggagaaggtgcagATAAGGATTTGGCGCCGCCCGGGGCGGACAGTGGACCGGTCCGTTGCCGAGCATTTGTTCGAGGTGATCAACTGGAGGGAGGACGTGCTGAGGCGCCTGATCTGCCGGTGCGCCTACCTGAAGTATGTCGAGGCACGGCTCGGGGACCGGACGTTATATGCCGATGAGATACTGAAGGATGGATTCTGTTTGAACATGATCGACACACCACTCTGCCCTTTGAAGGTCGTCACCAACCTGCAGGAAGCTGTCTGGGACGCTGACATTGTGGTGAATGGGTTACCATCCACTGAGACGAGGGAGGTGTTTGAGGAGATTAGCAAATATTGGAAGGAGAGGATCAGTGTTCCAGTAATAATTTCCCTTGCAAAGGGGATAGAAGCCTCATTGAATCCAATTCCTCGTATCATTACACCTACACAAATGATTAGTTCTGCAA ctgGAGTTCCAACTGAGAATATACTCTATCTTGGAGGACCAAACATTGCCTCAGAAATTTATAACAAAGAATATGCAAACGCTCGAATCTGTGGATCAGACAAGTGGAGGAAACCTCTTGCTAAGTTTTTGAGGCAGCCACATTTCATTGTCTGGGACAACGGTGATCTTGTCACTCATGAGGTGATGGGTGGCCTGAAGAATGTCTATGCTATTGGCGCCG GAATGATGGCAGCTTTGACAAATGAGAGCGCAACGAGCAAATCTGTATATTTTGCTCATTGCACGTCGGAGATGATATTCATTACTCACTTACTGACAGAGCAACCTGAGAAACTTGCTGGTCCTCTACTGGCTGACACTTATGTAACTCTCCTAAAAGGTCGTAATGCATGGTATGGGCAAATGCTTGCCAAGGGAGAACTCAGTCCTGACATGGGTGATAGCATCAAGGGAAAGGGGATGATTCAG GGTATCTCTGCCGTTGGTGCATTTTTTGAGCTACTTAGTCAACCCAGCTTAAGTGTGCAACACCCAGAAGAAAACAAGCAAGTTGCTCCTGCTGAACTATGCCCGATTCTGAAGAGGCTTTATAGAATACTGATAAAAAG GGAGCTCCCAGTAAGAGGCATTCTCCAAGCCCTGAGAGATGAAACAATGAATGATCCTCGCGAAAGGATTGAGATGGCACAAAGCCATGCATTCTACCGCCCGTCTCTCCTCGGAAAACCATGA